In Lodderomyces beijingensis strain CBS 14171 genome assembly, chromosome: 7, the DNA window TGTGATTGCGTCCATCAAGATACTAGACGATATATTGCCAATGCTTccaaaacaagcaaaaacttCACCAAAGCCCAGACAGGATCAAGTTCGCAACAGCGTCGAGATGGCCATCTACTCCCGATTTTCCGCTTTTCAATTCCTTTCCTACAACTTTTGCATGGGCTGGCTTTTCAACGACCGGTCAAAGGACTGCCCCGGGGTCATTATCGGCGCagaaaagttttttgcagccaccgAGGAAagcttgggcaagttcacCTTGATGGGGGCGTACATCTCCTTAGCACATGGAGGCACGGCCAATGACTTCTACAGCACACGGTCTGAAAGAACCAGTTTGAATAGAGCctttttgcccaacttgCAGATGATCTACATGATAGAGAAGCAGGATAAAAAGTCCAAGCATTTGCGGTTGTCGCTCAATGGAGACGAGATAGATGTGCAGTTTGTGTCGACATCGATTGGCACCTTTGTTGAGAAATCTGCGAGCTCCGCATCGCGAATCCAGAAGTATATGGAGAGAAAGTCGTGGTTATTCGACGACAAGGCGTCCGAGCCCAAGCCGGCGCGACCGTCATCAGACTTCAAAATCCCATTCCAATCGGTCGAGTTTGTCTCGACATTTGCAGGCTCCAATGTGTTGATATCAAGAATGGAGGACGAGGATCTTGGGGAGAAAAAgtcgttgtttttgcatGCTCCTGCCATCAAGACcatcttcaagttttctgAATGTTTAAACGGCAAGAAAAAGCTTAGTGGGGAGTTGGTGACCTCTTCTTCCGAAAACACATTATTTCCACAGTGTGTGCCGGTGCTCGTGGACATCATCTCCAGCATCAAGGAGTCGATGCACAAACCTGAATCtggcaaggacaaggagcTGACTAGCAAGGCTTCGAACGAGGTGAGCCGCAGCGATGGCTTTGTTTTGGACGACTTTGCGTTTGACATAGCGATAAGGATCGAGAGGCAGCAGCTTACACTCAGCTGTGAGCCCACCGCGAAGGTTGCGGcagttgttggacttgaaggGATCCTAGTGCAGATTGGCTCCAACGACCTGAAGGGGAAATCGCTCCACTTTTCAGTGCTCATGGACGGTGTTGCCGCATCGCTTCAGCACGTCTACTCGAGAGACATCAGCGCgtcgttgaaaatggagaGAATCTTGCTCCTGAGTGTGCTCGAGTTTGGTCGAGCTGGGGGGATGTTCTCCACCGGTTGCGTGACCAACGCAGATGCGTACGTCAACGTGAAGCAGTACCAAGATgtggacttgttcaaagacATCTGGTTTCCAAAGCACTTATACGACCATCACCACGACGATGAGAGTCACCACCCGGGAGGCCATGCTGCAACAGCTTCGACTTCCTCGGAGTTGGCgcagaacaaaaacattgCTATGAAGTTTCGAGAGGTGTCGACAACTTATGCATTTCCCTGGGTCGTGGTCTTTGTAAcaaacaaggtcaacgttgaagtcgactttggccaaGCGTTGGGCATCTTCAGACTCGTCATCGGCAACTTCTGGGCCGTTTCCAAGAAATCCCAGGACTGGTCGCAGGACTTGAAGACGGGCATCAACGAGATCGATCTCTCCGCTGAGGGCAGGTTGGGCGGGTCCTTGCTTGTGCGCAACGTGAATTTGCACACCGCTATCAAATGGAACATTGGCGGAGCAGAGACCTTGGACGTtcccttggtgttgatctcGGCGGGTATTGCCGAGTTGCTGCTCAAGATGTCCTTTGACTACCATGTGATTGCCATTGCCTACCTCGACGGCTTTTCAATGGACATCTACaataaaaagaatgaaatcGCCCTCACCAAGGACCACTTGATATTTGTCAGCAAGTTCAAAGCGCTCGAGATATACTTGACCTCGTTGACGGCGTCGAACTTTATGGACATTGGCAATACCATTTCACGCATGAACCAGGACAACAAAAGTTCCTACAAGGAGATCCTCAGAGACTCCTCGCGAGGCAAGTCGATAAGCCAAAGGATGCCGTCGAGGTCGTTTCTGAAGCACTCCCTCTTGAAAACGGTAAAGAAGCTAGACACGCAGATATTGGTGTCCATCGGTCATTTGCTTGTGCACGTGTACCCATCGTCCAtggacaacaccaaggtTCTCGTTCTCAAGTTGGACGAATCGCGGGCAAAGTTCCAACAAAATGAGTACGGCTACGGAATCTCAAatgacttggacttgaagtttAACGATCTAACAGTTTCGCTCTCGAGTATGCCTCCGCCACCAGAGACGTTTATCGAAACGTGCACTGTTGCTgagtttgtttcttttgccAAGCAGGCAAAGGGCGGCACGATATTTGTGTTTCCCTCGTTTAAGATCTCCATGCGGACATTTGAAAAGGGCCAAAGCAACGTTATCGAGTACTTGTTCCAGTCTTCCTTTGGAGGCACAGTTGCAGTGCGGTGGAACTTGGGTTCAGTCAACTTTATCCGCGAAATGTACAACATTCATTCGAGTGCACTTTCCACCAGGATTGAGTACAAGCAGAATATACAGAAAAAGTTTGACTCGCCAGTCAAAGAGGAACCGCCGGCGTTGTCAACGCTTAAACAGCAATTGGGCGAGGGGGACTCAACAAAGGAAATAGACAATGCCATCAAGGAGACGATGGAAAAGGTTGAGATCCAGTCTAAATACAGATACTCGCCTCTTGCGCCGCCAATAATAGAAGCACCCCAGCTCAAAGAGTTGGGCAATGCCACACCGCCGTTGGAGTGGTTTGGACTAAACAGAGACAAGTTCCCCAACTTTACCCATGAGTTGGTTATTGTCAACCTCCAGAGATTGGTCCATGAGGTGGAAACGCAGTACTCGAAAATGTTGGGCaaaatgtaaaaaaaaaaatgaggtCTTTTTATTCCATCTATTTCGTATTTACATGGTAAGCTTTTTTTATCTAGTGAGTCAAAAACCATCttccttttgctcttcttctggcAAGCACCTTTTGACCGCCTTTTGTTCTGAGTCTGGCCAAAAAGCCAAATGTTCTTTTCCGCTTCAACGTATTTGGCTGGTACGTGTTTCCTCTGGATTTGTATCTCCTTTGCACAAGGCCGAGCAACGACTGTAACGGTGAAAtagttggtgttgcaggCTGGGTGAGTGAGAGCTGCCGAGGGAGCGCTTGTGTAAGCCGCGGAATATGACCGGGCTGTCTAAACACGTTGCTGAGCTGTGCTTTGAGGATATGTTGCAACATGACGCTTGGGGGTTGAATTGAACCTTGATATGGTGCGGAGCTGATCTGgatggtgattttttttccactcTCTCTGCAATGTACGGTAAGGAGTTTTTTAGCGTAtttatcatcaccaacccgCACGTTACTCATTTgctccaacatcaagagaCAATGCCAGGGCTCCACGGCGACAGCAGAAGAGCTGTCCCTTCGACTTTAAACTCACCAACAACTGTTCACATAGACGCCACTGTGCTGCTCCTGGATAGCAAAGCAGAGGCACTCGTGTCCCAGTTTATTACCGTTAGCgagcacaacaacaaccctaTAACGCAGCAGGAGCAGAACCAGAGCACCGGGTTTGCTGCTGACAAGGAAAGCCTGGCTAAGTTATCGCAGTTGAAGCGAATACAGAGAAGTTTACGAGGCTTGCCACCGCTCTTGTCGGATAAAATGGCGACATCTTCTAGTGCCGCTGAAATCGAGGATGGcgctaaaaaaaaaaagattgtgtTTGATGAATAGAAATTCTGCTGTCATGGCGTGGGATACGGAAGCGGTCGCTCGCAGCTCAGTTTCAAAGACTATATAGGCTTCAAGTTACAAGCTAGATCAGCAATAGCTTTGGCATTGGGTGGCTGGCACACACTCTGGTGGTGCACCGATGAGCAgttccttgaaaaaagtcgtGTAATTTGCCGCAAAATCTCTGTCTCTTGTTTACCTCTGCCTGACGCGTAGGGAtcagtttttgcaacaaaatcaacctgAACCAGGCTTACATCCAAACTGCTGCTCTATGTTTACAACCTCACTCCTCCCggatgaaaaggaaactCGACGCCAGCGACAACTCgtttatcaacaacagcgatTATGAGTCGGATAAAGCCGCAAGCGAGCATGAAGACGAGGCTCCTTCGAAAAGTGAGGACGCGGAAGGAGAGGAACATGAAGGCAATGAAGGACCAACAAATATGCTAGACCCCGGTAAAGTGGAAATTGATGCGCCACTCGCAGAACATGTTGAGGGTGCAGAAACTGCTGAAGCTAGCCACGGAACGCCAATGCCAGAGCCACTGCCGTCGGTGGTCAACCACCCGCTGCAAACCACGTGCGCCACTCCCACAAAGCCTCGACTAGTCATTGATCGGTTggccttgaccaacttcaagtcgtaCGCCGGTCGACAGCTCATCGGGCCCTTCCACTCCTCATTCTCGTCAGTGGTTGGCCCCAACGGCAGtggcaagtccaacgtCATTGACGCGATGCTATTTGTGTTTGGATTCAAAGCCAGCAAAATGAGACAGGGAAAAATATCCGAGTTGATACACAACTCGGGCACCAGTCGGCCGGAGTATTGCCAGGTCGATATACACTTTAAGATGGTCTATGGCGACCCCATCCTTCAAGGAGCTGGTAATGTACCAGACTCAAGCTTGGTCGTCTCCAGAAAAGCGTTCCAGAACAACCAGTCGGCGTACTatatcaacgacaagaagaGCACATACACCGAGGTGACctcattgttgaaaaaacaaggcatTGACTTGGAGCACAAGcggtttttgattcttcaaGGCGAGGTCGAGTCCATAGCGCAAATGAAGGCAAAGGCCGAGAAGGAGGGCGAAGACGGCCTACTTGAGTATTTGGAAGACATTATTGGAACGACCAAGTACAAgcagttgattgaagataCAACCACTGAGATTGAAGAGCTCAACACTATATGCCAGGAAAAGTCAGATCGGTTGGAGTTTGTGGAAAAGGACAAAAGTTtgttggaggagaaaaaggctGAAGCTTTAAAGTTTTTGGACCTCGAGCGGAAATTGAACCACTTGATGGGGCTCCAGTTCCGTTGCAACGCACAGCGGTACAGACTGCAGATgcaagaggaggagcaagAAGCAAGCGAGTTGAGGGGAAAGTTGCAGGAGAGAACAGAAGCAGTCGCGGAGGTCACTAAACAGATCACCAccgagaaggaaaagcagCTGCAAACCACCAAGGAGCTAAAGCGATTGACCACTGAGATGGATCGTTTGAGCAAACAACgcaaggacttgaacaagcaaaacgttgcttttgaagaaaagtcaaaaaacATGGACGCCAAGATCAGGAAAGCAAACAAATCCGTGGCGTCGCTGACTGCATCTTTAAACAAGGCAAAGCAGAGCTTATCCACTTATGCCAACTCCTCTGCACAGTACAAAACCGAGATTGAGACGCTAACTTTGAAATTACTGGCACAGGAGGACAAGATGGCCGAGATGAGGGCAAAGCTAACAGCGAGGACCTCCGTGTTTACGCAGGAGATTGAAACCTTGCAGACACGGTTGGAGCCGTGGACgtccaaaatcaaggagaatgaaaGCAAAGCCCAGTTGGTTGCAACAGAGATCAACATGCTCGAGAGCCAAATGAATAGTAAACGGACCCAGCTAGAGCAAAGCAAGCGACGGCTCAGAGATATCAAAGCAGAGGGTAAATCCAAGGAAGCAGAGTATCAACAGAAGGAGCGagacttggaaaagattACCGAGCAGTGGGCTCTCGGCGAGGAGCAGACCAGTTTGTTAAAAGCCgggttggacaagttgaagctgcaaatctccaagaacaaaaacaagctcCATGACTCGCTTGCTATTTTGCAAtccaaggaaaacaaaaacagcgTGCTAGCATCTCTaagcaaattggcaaagtccgGCAGGGTTGAAGGTTTCCACGGACGACTAGGCGACCTTGGCCGCATTGACGCAAAATATGATGTCGCAATCTCAACAGCGGTCCCAGGTTTGGACAGCATGGTTGTCGATTCCGTTGAAACCGCCCAGGCCTGCATCGAGTACTTGCGAAAAAACCGACTTGGATATGCTAGCTTTATATGTctctccaagttgagcaagtttgacttgtcCCCGATAAACACGCCTGGCGACCCATCCAAGGTCAAGCGGCTCTTTGACCTCGTTGACCCACTTGATTCGAAATTTGCACCGGCATTCTTTAGCAAGATGTTCCACACGTTGGTCGCGCCCGACTTGAAAGAGGCCAAGGCCGTCGCCTACGGTGCTAAACGGTGGAAGGTGGCCACCTTGGATGGGCAAGTGATTGACACTTTTGGCACAATGTCAGGCGGTGGCAACTATATTCAAAAGGGGGCCATGAAGTTGACGTCCTCGCGCAGTGAGGATACCAACGAGGTTGAGGAACTGGACTTGGAGCTGTTGCGGGGGCGGATATCGGAGTTGGAGAGCAAGTACGATGACACGAGCAAGCAGTATAACGAGAGCGTGGCCGCGCTAAAGCAGGTGAAAAAGCTCGAGCCGGAAACACGGCGGGCGCTTGAAAAGTTAAAGTTGGACATTGCCGGGCTTGCATCAGAGATGAAAGAGATTGCTCAGTTGAGGAGAACCTTGTCCATAGAGCAAGAGGAGATGGACGCCACGAACCCCTTTGAAGCGCAGATTACGGACAAGCGCGAGCAGCTAGCCGTGTTGCACCGGGAGAAATCCATATTGCAATCTGAAATGGCCGAGTCGGAAACGCGCATTTCGGAGCTAGAGCGGAAGATCATGGAGGCGGGAGGTGTCGATTTAAAAGTGCAAAGCTCCACGGTTGATAGTATAAAGAAGCAGATTTCTATAaccaacgacaagaccaGTGGGGACAGAATTGCggtgaagaagttggaaaGCGATATTGAACGGCACACGCGAAACATTGACGAAGAAACGCGGGTCTTGGCAGAGTTGGAAGCGGCggtcaaggagttgaaagagtCACAagccgtggtggtggaacaGATGCAGTCTTTGGAAGTGCAAATGGAGGTGTTGAATcagcaaaagcaagaaaaggatGAGCAGCTTGAAGTAGCGCGTTTGGAGATTGAGGAGAAACAGGCCGAGATTGCTGACTTTGAACAGTTTAAGGTTGAGATAAAGAACCAATTGGAGAAAGTAGAGGgacatttggaaaagatgcGGCGTTTGGTCGCCCAGAACGAGCAAGCTCTAGACTCGATACCGGTGCGGGACCTCACTCCCTATATTTACTGGCTTCCGGACCACGAGCAGTCCACATATACCACGCCACTATTAGATAACGAGTCTGACGACGACATCGACATTGACGCTGTCAACTCCGAAGtggaagagattgaaaagtacATGTCGACTGTGCGTGTGGATGTCGAGATCTTGAGGGAGTACGGGACCAAACTCGCAGAGTGcaaggagagaaaagacgATTTAAACAAAGCCATTGGCGATCGAGACGAGAAGCGCGACTACTGCGAGGAtatgaagagaaagagactCGACGAGTTCATGCAAGGATTCAGCGACATCTCCTCGACACTAAAGGACATGTACCGGATGATCACCATGGGAGGCAAcgccgagttggagttggtggacaGCTTGGACCCCTTTTCCGAGGGCATCTTGTTCAGCGTGATGCCGCCGAAAAAGTCGTGGAAAAacatttccaacttgtctgGCGGCGAAAAGACGTTGAGCCTGTTGGCATTGGTGTTTGCTTTGCACAAATACAAACCCACGCCGCTTTATGTGATGGATGAGATCGACGCCGCATTGGACTTTCGCAACGTGTCTATTGTGGCAAACTATATAAAGGAGAGGACCAAAAACGCCCAGTTTATCGTCATTTCCTTACGGAACAATATGTTTGAGTTGGCGCAAAAGTTGGTGGGGATCTACAAAATCGACAACAAGACCAAAAGTGTGCCAATCATGAACATCGAACTAGCCGAAATGTAACTTATGTAATATTCaagctttctttcttccaactAGGTTCCACAGCACATGCATATCCCTTCTCATGCTTTCTCTTTAGCACAAAGTATGTGTCCAACACATCAATCATCTCCACCATCGATTTCGCAGCATTCACTCTCTTGACCACTTTTTTCGACACTGGCatattttccaacaactgcagTACGTGGTGTTGCGATAACTTGAATGGCAAGCCGTAGCTCGTGGTCAACGCCATAAACACCTCGACTGCACTCCAGGGTGTTTGGTCCTGACCCGTGAAAAGTGCCGGGTTTGCTAGTATCCCTCGTGCCGACATGACACCGTCGGCACCGGTATAAGCTGCGATTCTCCGACAATCGTCCAATGTGAAGCAGTCGCCGTTGGCGATCACAGGAACCGTTTTAATGTGCAGCCTCACCATCTTGATTGCGTCCAAGTCAACAGGGGTGGACGACCGGGTGGTCTTTGTGCGGCCgtggatggtgatgatgtcgGTGCCCGCAGCCTCCACaatcttgacaaactcgatGGTTTCATTCACGTCGCTGTGTATTCGGATTTTTGTGTCAATGCAAACAGAACCCCCgtacttggccttggccgCTGAGATCATCGCTGCCACGAGATGCGGCTCGCTCATCAACGCAGCCCCGATCCCTTCCCGGATCTGGTCCTTTATGGGGCATCCGCAGTTGATCCCAACCCCGTCCACATGCGGCAAGATCATATCGATGAATTTCATGAAGTCCTCCACGTTGTTGACGCCCACTTGCACTATGACGCAGTGGTCCCGGGCGTTTGTAGTAAAGTCCGAATACCGAGCCATATCGTTGCGGACAAACTCACGAGCTAGTATCATTGGCGTGTAGACTATATCCACATTGTAGAACCGGCATAGCTCACGGAATGGGAGTTTGGAGTACCTGACCATGGGGCCTGCGACGCACACTGGCCGGTTCTCTAGTTTGCATCTTTGTATAATCGCCGTGGGCCTGTTCTCTGCCGGTCTCGAGGGAACTGTCATTGAGGGAATTGCACAGTTGCAGCTGAGATGAGATGAAATCTGTGCAAATACACAAGTGATGATCTGCTACACCAGCTTTAGGTACAGTCACGTGAGTAGAGTCCCACTCTAGAatattttcaatttgcaagtTACAGATAAGCAGTTGATGGAAATTTCTTTAAATAATACAAGTATAtagaagccaaaaaaaaaaaaaaaaaaaaagaaaaacaagagaagaaagatcCCGCATCCTGGCCTCACTACTCCTCCTCCGAGCTTTCAGACGACACGGCATCGTCGTCGGAGCTTTCTTCATGCTTGATACCCATAAGACCGTTACTTTCTGTCTGCGCATGCCCGTTGCCCTCGTCAAACAATGCCAACTGCGACCTCAAATGCGCCAACTCGTCTAGATTGGTTCCCGACTTGTtgcccttctttttgatcttgactgcCGCCTTTTCGCCGAATAAAAAGTcgtacaacttcaacaccgtgGAGTCACCCAATTGGTCCATATCCAACTCCACTTCGTCCTCGTTGCTGATTTGCACGTCGTCCTGgatgattttgatcaacgcATTGAGCTTTTTGTCGGACAACGTAGGCACAACCTCGGAAACctgttttttcatttcgtATGTGACAACCGGTTGCGGCGGCGTGAGTTTCACCTGGCTAACGGGCGGCACCGACGACTCCTTTCGCTTCGCCTTTGAGCCGCGCTTGGCAGTCGACAGTgctgctttcttctttttctttttagcCGCTTGCTGCTCgcgcaattttttcaagtggtctttcttcatctcgtccaactccttcttcattctCGTCAACTGGTTCTCGAGAAACTGGATCGCGGGCACGTCGGCAATCATGGCCTCGGTtatctcttcctcttcctcgcTCGAcacctcctcttcctccacttCTGAAGCGGGGGGTGTTGGCTCGGGCACCGGTTTGTTGACCCATTTTTTATCAAACACGGCCTCAAGGCGGTGGCCCATCATGTTGACCTCGGTTCCCTCGGGGTTGAACGCATAGCAGTTTTTAAACACCAACCGCAcgtctctttcaaaatcatctgCGCTGTCGTACTGGTtgtttgtcaacttggactgAATGGTACCGAGGTCCATGGGCTCCTTGACAACTTGGTGGTAGTTGGGGATGTTCAAGCTTACGGCATCCACGGGCGCCAAGAAGGgaaagttgtagttgtagtgcTTTTTCGAcgtcaactccttgatggtTTGCGCGCAGAATCTTAGTTCCgctgcaaattttttcttgcgaGGCCTCACGTCGTAAGGTAGTTCTTTTGATTTCGGTGGGTGCACCGCTCTTCTTGGCCGTGCGGCGGCAACAGAGTCCGCCCTtcgtttgttgatgtcgggAGACACTGCCTTTGTTTCTGTGACTCCCTGTGGTAATTCCCTCGGGGGCATGTTGAGCatgagcttttcaaactgggcCTGGATGTTCAACGCCATTTTGGAGATGGACGCAGCCTCACCGTTGAACTTTTGGCAGTTTTCAatgatgagattgaaatcgCTGGTGAACTGCTCCGCACTCTCGTAGGCCTTCACGTGCAACTTCCGTTCTATAGTGGACAAGTCCATGGGGCGTTTTATGAAGTTGTAGTATAATGGGATGTTTAGTTTGACAGTGTCGACTGGGAGATGGAAAGGGGTGGAGTCTTTTAATCTCTTGATGCCCTTGATTGTAGTTAGGGCGTACTTGTATTGGTGGGCAGGCATGGGATCCGCGGGCAAGTTGTCCATATCTGGTTCCGCTGGTGGTTTGGCTGCGGGTGTGGGAGCAGAAGCCGTAGGAGGTGAGGTGGTTGCAGTAGGCTGCGTGGTTGCTGCAGCCTCCTCCTGCTGATCAGGAACCTGACTTGAGTCTCCATTCCCGTTTGTCTCCTCCGTCTCCACAGTCtcctcaacttgtccatttTCAGtcctttgcttcttcgAGCCCTCCTCGGCAGCAGAATCTTCCTCTCGCTCATCTAGTTTCCGTTTCTCCGGCGACTGAAACTCGTGATCGGTGGACATGATGGACTCTATTGTAGAAATCTTGCCATGTGCAGAAGtccctatttttttgttttcttttttttttttcaaatggtggtgaaaatCTATCTCTCTCCTTTGTACCTGTGTTGTGAAAAATCgatggaaaaattgaattgTATTTATACTGCTGGCTCAatgttgtttgtttttttaatttttttttttccagtcGCAATTCTCGCTCTTGAGTCGTTTACTTGTAAAGTTCCAACGCCACCTTCTCCAACGTATAGACTTTACCgtggaagaagacaaaAATTATATCCCCtggtgtctcttttttttttttgccaccTTGCCCTGTACTTGTTTAAAGTAGTTCTCATGGCGGTGTCATTCTCTCGGGGCTGGTGGATTAGCCAATAGTAAAACCAAGCTTGAAATTCAGCTGAGGGGGGGTATTTCGTGGTAGACTCCCTGTTGACtattactttttttttctcaccgATGGGTCACATGATTAAAAGATTCATCGTGTGCGCTGTACCGTTGGTGCCAGTACTAAACCTTTTCCGACCAAAACTCAAGCCTAGTAACATCTGTCGGAGTACCTCACCACTGTTGACTATGTAATTGCATTTATTAGGTTATCTAGGTAGGGGCTGGGCGATACATGTTGGAGGCAACAAACTTATGGGTGACGATTCAgtgggggaaaaaaaaaaggagccaGCAagattatttttttattttgtttttctgtCGACACCAGATGCATACGCGTGTTGGCTTGGTAAGGTAGAGAGTTTGAACTATTTTCAGTACTGATACAACGTTGCTCGTTACTCTTCACATTTACTATTACATGTTGATACAAAACGCATTCCGTCAATTGTTATAAATGAACAGTTAAAAGATCATTGATGGAAAAGCctttgttgcaagtggGACACCTCCTCAACCGCGCAGCTAGCCGTTCTTGCGTGCATTTGGAGCAAAACACATGCCCACACACGGTTATCGCCGTGTCTTTCCAGTTCTTTGTGCACACCGAACACTTTGCAATCGACCGCAACGCCTCCAACTGTTGCTCGTCTTCTTGGATGATTGAgtcggtgttgttggttcggtacttgttgattaAGCTCTCTGCGTTTGCAAACTCTTTTCTTAGTGAGTCCAACTGTAAgctttgtttgttcaatTGGTCTTTCAATTCCACCACCTCCGTGGTCATGGAAACGATCTTGGCCTCTTTTCGTTCCACATCTTTCTCTAGGGAGTCCTTGATGACGTTTAAGTTT includes these proteins:
- a CDS encoding mitochondrial 54S ribosomal protein bL34m; its protein translation is MLQHILKAQLSNVFRQPGHIPRLTQALPRQLSLTQPATPTISPLQSLLGLVQRRYKSRGNTYQPNTLKRKRTFGFLARLRTKGGQKVLARRRAKGRWFLTH